Part of the Muntiacus reevesi chromosome 8, mMunRee1.1, whole genome shotgun sequence genome is shown below.
AACTGGATCCCAGGCTCTTAATCATGATGCAATACTATCTGAAAGCTCAATAAGCACCTACTGTTTTTAACTGTGGAAGCACAGTATCCCACTGTAGTCTTCAATTCTCCCTTCACAGTATTACTTGCAAAATACTTAGTGTTAATGACACTTATGCTCTCTTTACTTTCTATGTGAGGACAAAAAGGAACTGGAGGGAGAGGTGTAACACTCACATTATCTGAAGATTCCTTCAGATATTTGTTCCACAATAGAGGCTGTatacaataaaaacaagaatGCGAGTTGATGGTAATCTAGGTGTACTATTCTGAATACTGTAATGTCATCTATGTCATAGCCTGGTTGATTTTTAAATCATCTAGCTAAAAGAGGTGGGGAAAAGGGGGCTTTCTGTAGGGTTAAGAAACGTACCCTGTGTCTTACTATGTCTAAATTTTGGGAGAAATCACCAGAAAATGTACTCTTTGATACTGCCAAACCTCGCACAGCAATCATTAACTTTAATGCTCCATTAACTTTAAGATCCTTTAAATCAAGCAGTATCTTTACCCATTTCTATCTTTTTTGAACCTAAGGCAGTGCTTGACCCATAACATTTCCACGTTCAGAAACCCTTTGTAGGAAGGAATGAGTGGACGAAGCAAACCCGAGTCAATGTGACCTCTTTCCAATCCCTTCATCTGCTTCCCAAGGGTGAGCTAAGGGCTCAGTCTACAGACAGCTAAGAGCGAAGCCTATTGGCCTCTATAACCTTCAAGAGCACCCCACGCCTAAGCGAGGACCAACACCAGCCCCAGGCAGGGCAGAAGTGCCGGAACGCTACACGCCGAGCCTCCGGCCGCCTCCGGCCGCCCCCTCCCGGACCGCGCACTGACCACGCATCGCGCGCCTTCTTGGTCTCCGGGCAGGCGCAGCAGGGCTTCAGCGGCTTCTTCTCCTGCGACTCAGATGGGGCAGGGCTTGCGGCCGCCAGACCTGGCATTTTTCGTGCCCGAAAGCAGCAACTAGCGCAGACACCCTGAACTCGCCAGACTTGGCAAAGCCGATTTGCGCGCACTCACTTCCGGCAGTCGCTCGGAAAAGAACAGGAAGTCCTGCCTCTCTTCCACAATTGGGGGAAGAGACGGGAGAGgagggttgtttttgttttttttttttttaaaggcgcTGTGCAGAAGAGTCAAAATGAAGGTATTAATGCGAGGACGTCTCGTTGGTCCAGGAGCAGAGAAGTGAGATGAAAGTGCAGCGACAGGAAAGACCCACAAAGGAGGAGatcttctagtctttcccagtctattattttcctctatttctttgtgttgttcacttaagaaggcttccttatctcgcCTTCCTatactctggaactctgcattctgttgTGtatactttccttttctcctttgcttctcgcttctcttcttttctcagctatttgtaaggcttcttctGACAACCGCGTTGCCTTCTTGCCATTTGTTCTTCTCGGAGATGATTTtggtcaccgcctcctgtacagtgttaccaagctccatccatagttcttcaggccctatgtctatcagatctaatctcttgaatctatttgtcacttccactgtataactgtaagggatttgatttaggtcgtacttgaatgacctagtggttttctgtactttcttcagtttaagcctgaagtttgcaataaggagctgacaatctgatccacagtcagctccaggtcttatttttgctgactgtatagaactttctATCTTCAGCtgaagagaatataatcaatctggtttcggcattgaccatctggttatgcccatgtgtagagtcatctcctgtattgttggaggagggtgtatgctgtgaccagtgtattctcttgacaaaactctgttagcctttgcgttgcttcattttgtactccaaggtcaaactagcctgttactccaggtatctcttgacttcctacttttgcattccaatcctctatgatgaaaaggacattgttTTTTGGTGTtcgttttagaaggtcttgtcggtcttcataaaactgttcaacttgtaagaccagaaactataaaactcccagaggagagcataggcaaaacactctccgacataaatcacagcaagatcctctatgacccacctcccagaatattggaaataaaagcaaaaataaacaaatgggacctaataaaaattaaaagcttttgcacaacaaaggaaactataagtaaggtgaaaagacagccctcagattgggagaaaataatagcaaatgaagaaacagacaaaagattaatctcaaaaatatacgagCAACTCCTGaagtcaattccagaaaaataaatgacccgatcaaaaaatgggccaaagaactaaacagacatttctccaaagaagacatatagatggctaacaaacacatgaaaagatgctcaacatcactcattatcagagaaatgcaaatcaaaaccacaatgaggtaccattacatgccagtcaggatgactgctatccaaaagtctacaagcaataaatgctggagagggtgtggagaaaagggaaccctcttacactgttggtgggaatgcaaactagtacaaccactatggagaacagtgtggagatttcttaaaaaactggaaatagaactgccatatgacccagcaatcccacttctgggcatacacaccgaggaaaccagatctgaaagagacacatgcaccccaatgttcatcgcagcgctgtttataatagccaggacatggaagcaacctaggtgcccatcagcagacgaatggataaggaagctgtggtacatatacaccatggaatattactcagccattaaaaagaattcatctgaatcagttctaatgagatggatgaaactggagcccattatacagagtgaagtaagccagaaagataaagaatattactgcatactaacacatatatatggaatttagaaagatggtaatgataaccctatatgcaaaacagaaaaagagacacagaagtacagaacagacttttgaactctgtgggagaaggtgagggtggaatgtttccaaagaacagcatgtatattatctatggtgaaacagatcaccagcccaggtgggatgcatgagacaagtgctcaggcctggtgcactgggaagacccagaggaatcgggtggagagggaggtgggaggggggatcgggatggggaatacatgtaactccatggctgattcatgtcaatgtatgacaaaacccactgaaatgttgtgaagtaattagcctccaactaataaaaaaaaaaaaaaacaactgttcaacttcaggttTTTTGGCATCAgagattggggcatagacttggactactgtgatgttgaatgatttgccttgaaaatgaaccaagatcattctgtaatttttgagattccaaccaagtactgcatttttggactcttttgttgactctgaagcctactccatttcttctaaggaattcttctaaagatctcttcaagacaatttgagataccaagggaatatctGATGCAAGAATgggcacagtgaaggacagaaatggcaaagacctgagagaagcagaagagattaagaagtgacaagaatacacagaactatacaaaaaaaaaaaaaaaaagaaagaaaaaggtcttAATTACCCAAATAACCACgttagtgtggtcactcacctagagccagacatcctggaatgtgaagtcaagtgggccataggaagcattactatgaacaaagctagtggaggtgatggaattccagctgagttatttcaaatcctcaaagatgatactgttaaagtgctgcactcagtatgccagcaaatttggaaaactcagcagtggccgcaggactggaaaaggtcaattttcatttcaatcccaaagaaggacaatactgaagaatgttcaaactaccacacaattgcactcatttcacatgctgctgctgctgctgctaagtcactttagccatgtccaactctgtgaccccagagacagcagcccaccaggctcctctgaccctgggattatccaggcaagaatactggagtgggttgccatttccttctccaatttcacatgctagcaatgtaatacttaaaatccttcaaactaggcttcagcagtacctgaaccaagaacttccagatgtacagctagatttagaaaaggcagaggaaccagagatcaaattgccaacatccactggatcatagaaaaagcaagagaattccagaaaagcatctacttctgtttcattcactatgctaaaccctttgactgtgtggattacaacaaactggaaagttctgaaagagatgggaataccagaccatgttacctgcctcctgagaaacctgtatacaggtcaggaggcaacagttagaaccagatatggaacaacagactggttcaaaattgagaaaggagttcattaaggctgtatattgtcaccttgcttatttaacttatatgcagcgtgcatgggtgctaagtcacttcactcatgtctgactctttgcaaccctattaaGTGTAACCTGCcagctcgtctgtccatggggactctccaggcaagaatactggagtgggttgccatgccctcctccagggaatcatcctcacccagggatcaaacctgcatctcttaagtttcctacattggcaggcgggttctttaccactagcgctacctgggaagtgcCTATAtgcagagttgttgttgttcagtcgcccagtcatgtctgactctttgtgaccccatggattgcagcataccaggcctccctgtccatcaccatctcccaaagtttgcccaagttcatgtccattgcataggtgatgccatccagccacctcatcctctgataccctcttctccttctgtcctcagtctttcccagcatcagggagttttacaatgagtcagctgttctcatcGGATAATCAAAATACTGGAggttcatcttcagcatcagtccttccaaggaatatccagggttgatttcacttaagattgactggtttgatctccttgctgtccaaggaactttcaagagtcttctccagcaccacagtttgaaggcatcagttctttggtgttctgtcTTCTTTACcgtccagctctcacaatcatacatgaccactgggaagaccataaatAAGCCTTGACTATATAAACCTTTATCAGCAGAGACCttacgtctctgcttttcagtgcactatctaggtttgtcatagctttcctgccaagaagcagtcgcctctgatttcatggctgcaccatccacagtgacttttagagcccaagaagaggaaacctgtcacaactttcaccttttccccttctgtttgccatgaagtaatggggccagacaccatgatcttagttttttttaatatttagttttaagctgactctttcacacttctctttcaccctcatcaagagactctttagttcctcttcactttctgccattagagtagtatcatccacatatctgaggtttttcatatttctcccaactatcttgattccagataGGCTCAT
Proteins encoded:
- the COX17 gene encoding cytochrome c oxidase copper chaperone, yielding MPGLAAASPAPSESQEKKPLKPCCACPETKKARDACIIEKGEEQCGHLIEAHKECMRALGFKI